The Apium graveolens cultivar Ventura chromosome 6, ASM990537v1, whole genome shotgun sequence genome contains a region encoding:
- the LOC141664292 gene encoding uncharacterized protein LOC141664292, with amino-acid sequence MASASTNSGSSSDGCDSARCEKRRFVRSENMEKSMTNLNVNLAAVSRMVEALGESHMQFSGHMTVQQEEFNKRFKAQQQFLLEEIRLLRIEYGEIRRKMNEWFWMPGSWAGLKSVYV; translated from the exons ATGGCATCCGCTTCCACGAACAG TGGTAGCAGTTCGGATGGGTGCGACAGTGCCAGATGTGAGAAACGCAGATTCGTGAGATCGGAGAATATGGAAAAGAGCATGACCAATCTCAATGTTAACCTTGCTGCTGTGTCGAGGATGGTTGAGGCGCTGGGGGAGAGCCACATGCAGTTCAGTGGGCACATGACAGTGCAGCAGGAAGAGTTCAACAAAAGGTTCAAGGCGCAACAACAGTTTCTGCTTGAGGAGATTAGGCTACTGAGGATTGAGTATGGTGAGATTCGCAGGAAGATGAATGAGTGGTTCTGGATGCCTGGCAGTTGGGCTGGTTTGAAGTCTGTTTATgtttaa
- the LOC141663904 gene encoding uncharacterized protein LOC141663904, with translation MEVLNSPKKSKSNPAHPIRNVQRPFPAIHGNECQQSEYQFTTFRSVASILKSLERAEKLKTQGLAAICSLKHVPRRQRTKRRDGGMNEISSEIYKERTRLEVLTPTECRRPRQKRKRKEVRACSTDSEQTVPCCIRTRGQARRRGTSNGTHKGKLDSSLLNKYLGNLWQSIPSDKKKSSAYIDCLWYTMYHKQSQREKVLRWIVRDKIISKKYVFLPICQWDHWSLLIMCHLGEDLNSKTTTPCMLLLDSLHGAGPTRLEPDIRKFLLGIYKAEKRPETKKLIDKIPFLIPKVPQQRDDKECGYFVLYYINLFLMNSPKTISIKNGYPYFMRDNWFTTDMFKSFCRTLCLDDQQTGVLDELCKDDPSDDVICLE, from the exons ATGGAGGTTTTAAACTCCCCAAAGAAGTCAAAGTCAAACCCTGCACACCCGATCCGTAATGTTCAACGCCCTTTCCCTGCTATTCatg GGAATGAATGCCAACAGTCTGAGTATCAATTTACAACATTCCGATCAGTGGCTTCAATATTGAAAAGCTTAGAGCGTGCCGAAAAATTGAAAACTCAAGGACTAGCTGCAATTTGTTCACTCAAACACGTTCCCCGGCGACAGCGAACAAAAAGGCGAGATGGTGGTATGAATGAAATCAGCTCTG AAATATATAAAGAACGGACCAGGCTAGAAGTTTTGACACCTACAGAATGTCGACGACCACGTCAAAAAAGAAAACGTAAAGAAGTGCGTGCTTGCTCCACTGATTCTGAACAAACTGTACCTTGTTGTATCCGAACTCGAGGACAAGCGAGGAGAAGAGGAACTAGCAATGGCACACACAAAGGGAAACTGGACAGCAGCTTACTTAACAAGTATCTGGG GAATTTGTGGCAGAGTATTCCCAGTGATAAGAAAAAATCATCTGCTTATATTGATTGTTTGTGGTATACTATGTATCATAAACAATCTCAAAGAGAGAAGGTGTTGAGATGGATTGTGAGGGATAAAATTATTTCAAAGAAATATGTTTTTCTTCCCATTTGTCAATG GGATCACTGGAGTCTTTTGATCATGTGTCACCTAGGTGAAGATTTAAATTCAAAAACCACAACTCCTTGCATGTTACTACTGGATTCATTGCATGGTGCAGGTCCCACGCGCCTTGAACCTGATATCAGAAA GTTTTTGTTAGGCATCTATAAAGctgaaaagagaccagaaactAAGAAGTTGATTGACAAGATTCCTTTTTTGATACCCAAG GTTCCCCAGCAGAGAGACGACAAGGAATGTGGATATTTTGTTCTCTACTACATTAATCTATTCCTGATGAACTCTCCAAAAACTATTAGCATAAAGAATGGGTATCCGTATTTT ATGAGGGACAACTGGTTTACTACAGATATGTTTAAATCATTTTGCCGAACTCTCTGCTTAGATGACCAACAGACGGGCGTATTAGATGAATTATGTAAGGATGATCCAAGTGATGATGTTATCTGCTTAGAGTAA
- the LOC141668775 gene encoding elongation factor 1-delta-like: protein MGVTFYNLSSAAGIKKLDEYLLSRSYISGYQASKDDLAVHAALAKPPSSEYVNASRWYHHIEALLRISGVSGDGCGVTVEGAAPLVEDAMANLSIADTKATAADEDDSDDDVDLFGEETEEEKKASEERAAAVKASGKKKESGKSSVLLDVKPWDDETDMKKLEEAVKSIKMEGLLWGACKLVPVGYGIKKLQIMMTIVDDLVSVDDLVEDYLTAEPCSEYIQSCDIVAFNKI, encoded by the exons ATGGGTGTCACATTTTACAACCTTAGCTCTGCAGCTGGCATTAAGAAGCTCGATGAGTACCTTCTAAGTCGTAGTTACATCTCTGG GTATCAAGCTTCAAAGGATGACCTTGCTGTTCATGCTGCCCTTGCAAAGCCACCATCCTCTGAATATGTGAATGCTTCACGATGGTACCATCATATTGAGGCTCTTTTGAGGATTTC TGGTGTGTCCGGCGATGGATGTGGCGTTACTGTGGAGGGGGCCGCCCCCTTGGTTGAGGATGCCATGGCAAATCTTTCTATTGCTGATACCAAG GCTACTGCTGCTGATGAGGACGATAGCGATGATGATGTCGATCTTTTTGGTGAGGAGACTGAAGAGGAAAAGAAAGCCTCTGAAGAACGCGCAGCAGCTGTCAAGGCATCTGGGAAGAAGAAAGAGT CTGGCAAATCATCTGTCTTGTTGGATGTGAAACCATGGGATGATGAAACTGACATGAAGAAGCTTGAGGAAGCTGTTAAGAGTATCAAGATGGAAGGCTTGCTTTGGGGCGCAT GCAAATTGGTACCCGTTGGATATGGTATTAAGAAGCTGCAGATTATGATGACCATTGTGGACGACTTGGTGTCTGTCGATGATCTTGTTGAGGATTATCTAACTGCTGAGCCTTGCAGTGAGTACATCCAGAGCTGTGACATTGTTGCATTCAATAAGATTT AA
- the LOC141663641 gene encoding large ribosomal subunit protein uL22y-like: MVKYSKEPDNITKSCKSRGSGLRVHFKNTRETAHAIRKLPLIKAKRYLEDVLAHKQAIPFTRFCRGVGRTAQAKNRHSNGQGRWPAKSAKFILDLLKNAESNAEVKGLDVDALYISHIQVNQAQKQRRRTYRAHGRINPYMSSPCHIELTLSEKEEPVKKEPDTQLASRKSRGNQPLRSGASS, encoded by the exons ATG GTGAAGTATTCTAAAGAACCCGACAATATTACCAAAT CTTGCAAGTCAAGAGGTTCGGGTCTCAGGGTTCATTTTAAG AACACCAGAGAAACTGCACATGCTATTCGCAAGTTACCTTTGATCAAGGCTAAAAGGTACCTGGAGGATGTTCTTGCTCACAAGCAAGCAATCCCATTCACACGCTTCTGCAGAGGAGTTGGTCGTACTGCCCAAGCCAAGAACAGACATTCTAATGGACAAGGACGCTGGCCTGCTAAGTCAGCAAAATTTATCTTGGATTTGCTCAAGAATGCCGAGAGTAATGCTGAG GTGAAAGGTTTGGACGTGGATGCACTTTACATATCTCACATCCAGGTTAACCAAGCACAAAAGCAGAGGCGTCGCACATACCGTGCCCATGGGAGAATCAACC CTTACATGTCTTCTCCTTGTCACATCGAATTGACTTTGTCTGAGAAAGAAGAGCCAGTAAAAAAGGAG CCTGATACTCAGCTAGCATCTAGGAAGTCCAGAGGTAACCAACCCTTGCGCAGTGGTGCTTCTTCTTAA